From the genome of Latilactobacillus curvatus JCM 1096 = DSM 20019:
AACGTGCAGACTTTAATTGAGTTTGCTTGACGTGTTTTAAGAATTGCCATTAAGTAATTCAACGTGCGCCCAGTATCTACAATATCTTCGATAATGATAATGTCGCGGCCTTTAACACTCGTATCTAAATCTTTGATGATTTTAACTTCACCTGACGAGATGGTCTCAGCACCATAACTTGACACATCCATAAAGTCGATTTCAACATGGAGGTCAATTTCGCGAATCAAATCTGTCATGAAGACGATCGCACCCTTTAAAATACCAATTAATAACGG
Proteins encoded in this window:
- the hpt gene encoding hypoxanthine phosphoribosyltransferase yields the protein MLEKDIERVLYSREDIQKVNQRLGKQITADYQGKNPLLIGILKGAIVFMTDLIREIDLHVEIDFMDVSSYGAETISSGEVKIIKDLDTSVKGRDIIIIEDIVDTGRTLNYLMAILKTRQANSIKVCTLMDKPSRRIVPVHSDYVGMEVPNEFVVGYGLDYAERYRNMGTIGVLKPEIYSGK